Proteins encoded within one genomic window of Gasterosteus aculeatus chromosome 18, fGasAcu3.hap1.1, whole genome shotgun sequence:
- the senp6a gene encoding sentrin-specific protease 6 isoform X4: MNMAHNRSFFLDALDRSEARRDGGYKHNNWSFSLSGDSEEDRSHDVSVVSMEETDRQQPAPPEEKKSPGLRHFTSSDSLRTYENRSNNHMRPLNKLAPKRLNEVPLSVAAPPPIPNRTNYFIISPAPSQGIVLQGRHFQHAQMPSVARKPVQRKDFSTLQQAEEVERIVLTCPEISDEPLSIKRRFQHKRKPLEDCCSLPLQVKAAEPPRSPLYPMLCLKCSQPSEEGAACRSCGADSALPTFQQGALSSPTPRAPIRSQPSPGPDGPQQKFYKPVATMRVPRGETLPMRMSPLRVSPLRTAGGRSPLLAGTSGCYGARNPAKGKRGAQRPQLNDPIVLSSDDEADNASTGSVNRLDSVSPRPADSAHSSPAPSGGRVEAAVKSAGEQEEPYGEFFDDVNMKITIPRRARMKDQFGNQPAEPSSLRPKKPEFTSNKCDSIILECRSVRVGTLRRMVTKPVVFSINQIQLETKGSERNTVENICLRASELISCEWCSVRKLPVLFFQTTAAECVRLRAQLDMSEDRGGHWYDCAGDQSDEKFIVLIFENGLVMKEQAILEDILGDIGRTNGLSGFPAKLPFEEANIRLVNFNKALEQKEDKEKPAQSPHRPPQGSPVTKATQGATSSPVAVHARTRMSTRQHTGSFLEDNEDDEDMTDLQPTFSGPIVKLMVYPPPPAKGGMSVTNEDLHCLNEGEFLNDVIIDFYLKYLVLEKLKKEDAQRIHVFSSFFYKRLNQRERRNVPDTTNLPIQKRKHNRVKTWTRHVDLFQKDFIFVPINESAHWYLAVICFPGLKGPAYEQNPLYHGAALPTDPPLSEENLPEHCRPLSPDSSSEDPDPPAKETADSSDGRRDVSGAIGPAEPDQQHMSELQRISVSYGSTKGDDDTFSDDQSSCQDEVSEDGMLAEDAVGPDASASVTKPNPCRQPCVLIMDSLRGPARSTVVKTLREYLEVEWEVRKGDQRSFGKEVMKGSSPRVPQQDNFSDCGVYVLQYVESFFQNPIPSFHLPMNLSDWFPQPRMKTKREEIRELILKIKEQQEVEKKEEELVQAPPSSPGEPEIEETVWPPHLPISP; encoded by the exons ATGAACATGGCCCACAATCGAAGCTTTTTCCTCGATG CCCTGGACCGGTCCGAGGCCCGGCGGGACGGAGGCTACAAGCACAACAACtggagcttctctctctctggggacAGCGAAGAGGACAGGAGTCATGA TGTGAGCGTGGTGAGCATGGAAGAGACGGACCGGCAGCAGCCTGCCCCCCCCGAGGAGAAAAAG TCTCCCGGTCTGAGACACTTTACGTCCTCGGACTCTTTGAGAACATATGAGAACCGCTCCAATAACCACATGAGGCCTCTGAACAAGCTGGCGCCCAAAAGACTCAA cgaGGTGCCTCTCTCAGtagcagcgcccccccccatccccaacaGAACCAACTACTTCATCATCAGTCCGGCGCCATCGCAGGGCATCGTCCTGCAGGGCCGACACTTCCAGCACGCCCAGATGCCGTCCGTCGCTCGGAAGCCGGTCCAAAG AAAAGATTTCTCTACCTTGCAGCAAGCGGAGGAGGTGGAAAGGATCGTCCTCACCTGTCCAGAGATCTCAG ACGAGCCTCTGAGCATAAAGCGCCGCTTCCAGCACAAGAGGAAGCCGCTGGAGGACTGCTGCTCTTTACCGCTGCAGGTCAAAGCAGCTGAG CCTCCGCGCTCCCCCCTCTACCCCATGCTGTGCCTGAAGTGCAGCCAGCCCAGCGAGGAGGGGGCCGCGTGTCGGAGCTGCGGGGCAGACTCGGCGCTGCCGACcttccagcagggggcgctgtccTCCCCGACCCCCCGGGCCCCCATCCGCTCCCAGCCGTCCCCTGGACCGGATGGCCCACAGCAGAAGTTCTACAAGCCGGTTGCGACCATGCGGGTCCCCCGGGGGGAAACCCTGCCCATGAGGATGTCCCCCCTCAGGGTGTCCCCCCTGAGGACGGCAGGGGGCAGGTCCCCCCTGCTGGCCGGGACGTCCGGCTGCTACGGAGCCCGCAACCCGGCAAAAGGGAAGAGGGGCGCACAGCGGCCCCAACTCAACGACCCCA TCGTCTTGTCCAGCGACGACGAGGCCGATAACGCCAGCACAGGAAGCGTGAACCGACTGGACAGCGTCTCCCCTCGACCCGCCGACTCCGCCCACTCCTCCCCGGCGCCCTCCGGAGGCCGCGTGGAGGCGGCGGTGAAGAGCGccggagagcaggaggagcctTACGGCGAGTTCTTCGACGACGTCAACATGAAGATCACGATACCGCGGAGAGCCCGGATGAAGGACCAG TTCGGGAATCAACCCGCCGAGCCCTCTTCTCTCCGGCCGAAGAAACCCGAGTTCACGTCCAACAAGTGCGACAGCATCATCCTGGAGTGTCGCAGCGTCCGGGTGGGAACTCTCCGCCGGATGGTGACCAAGCCCGTCGTG TTTTCCATCAACCAGATCCAGCTGGAGACTAAAG GCTCTGAGCGCAACACCGTGGAGAACATCTGCCTGCGGGCCTCGGAGCTGATCAGCTGCGAGTGGTGCAGCGTGCGGAAGCTTCCCGTCTTGTTCTTCCAGACGACGGCGGCGGAGTGCGTCCGCCTGCGGGCGCAGCTGGACATGTCGGAGGACAGGGGGGGGCACTGGTACGACTGCGCCGGGGACC AGTCGGACGAGAAGTTCATCGTACTGATCTTCGAGAACGGGCTGGTGATGAAGGAGCAGGCCATCCTGGAGGACATCCTGGGGGACATCGGCCGGACCAACGGACTCAGCGGCTTCCCCGCCAAGCTGCCCTTCGAGGAGGCCAACATCCGCCTGGTGAACTTCAACAAGGCgctggagcagaaggaggacaaG GAGAAGCCCGCTCAAAGCCCCCACAGGCCCCCACAGGGCTCCCCGGTTACCAAGGCGACGCAGGGCGCCACGTCCAGCCCGGTCGCCGTGCATGCGCGCACGCGGATGTCCACCCGCCAGCACACCGGCAGCTTCCTCGAAGAcaacgaggacgacgaggacatGACCGACCTCCAGCCGACCTTTTCCGGGCCAATAGTCAA GCTGATGGtgtatcctcctcctccggccaaAGGCGGCATGTCGGTGACCAATGAAGACCTGCACTGCCTCAACGAGGGGGAGTTCCTCAACGACGTCATCATAGACTTTTATCTGAA GTATTTAGTTCTAGAGAAGTTGAAAAAAGAGGACGCTCAGAGGATCCACGTGTTCAGCTCCTTCTTCTACAAGAGGCTGAACCAGAGGGAGCGGAGGAATGTCCCCGACACCACCAACCTGCC AATCCAGAAGAGGAAGCACAACCGTGTGAAGACGTGGACTCGCCACGTGGACCTCTTCCAGAAGGACTTCATCTTTGTTCCCATCAACGAGTC agctcACTGGTACCTCGCCGTCATCTGCTTTCCGGGTCTCAAGGGTCCGGCCTACGAGCAGAACCCGCTCTACCACGGCGCCGCTCTGcccaccgacccccccctctcagagGAGAACCTCCCCGAGCACTGTCGTCCTCTGTCCCCGGACAGCTCATCAGAggaccccgacccccccgccaAGGAGACCGCGGACTCCTCAGACGGGAGGCGAGATGTTTCCGGCGCCATCGGGCCGGCGGAACCGGACCAGCAACACATGA GTGAGCTGCAGAGAATCAGCGTTTCCTACGGTTCAACCAAAGGAGACGACGACACCTTCTCCGACGACCAGAGCTCCTGTCAG GACGAGGTCAGTGAGGACGGGATGCTGGCGGAAGACGCGGTGGGCCCAGACGCCTCCGCTTCGGTCACCAAGCCGAACCCCTGCAGACA GCCGTGTGTCCTCATCATGGACTCCCTGCGCGGGCCGGCCCGGTCCACCGTGGTGAAGACTCTCAGAGA GTACCTGGAGGTGGAGTGGGAGGTGCGTAAAGGGGACCAGCGGAGCTTCGGGAAGGAGGTGATGAAGGGCTCGAGCCCCCGGGTCCCTCAGCAGGACAACTTCAGCGACTGTGGGGTGTACGTGCTGCAGTACGTGGAGAGCTTCTTCCAG AATCCCATTCCCAGCTTTCATCTGCCGATGAACTTGTCCGACTGGTTTCCGCAGCCACGGATGAAGACGAAGCGTGAGGAGATCCGGGAGCTCATCTTGAAGATCAAGGAGCAACAGGAAgtagagaagaaggaggaggagcttgtcCAGGCTCCGCCCAGCTCTCCCGGAGAGCCTGAGATAGAAGAGACGGTCTGGCCGCCACACTTACCCATCAGTCCCTGA
- the senp6a gene encoding sentrin-specific protease 6 isoform X3 — MNMAHNRSFFLDALDRSEARRDGGYKHNNWSFSLSGDSEEDRSHDVSVVSMEETDRQQPAPPEEKKSPGLRHFTSSDSLRTYENRSNNHMRPLNKLAPKRLNEVPLSVAAPPPIPNRTNYFIISPAPSQGIVLQGRHFQHAQMPSVARKPVQRKDFSTLQQAEEVERIVLTCPEISEDEPLSIKRRFQHKRKPLEDCCSLPLQVKAAEPPRSPLYPMLCLKCSQPSEEGAACRSCGADSALPTFQQGALSSPTPRAPIRSQPSPGPDGPQQKFYKPVATMRVPRGETLPMRMSPLRVSPLRTAGGRSPLLAGTSGCYGARNPAKGKRGAQRPQLNDPIVLSSDDEADNASTGSVNRLDSVSPRPADSAHSSPAPSGGRVEAAVKSAGEQEEPYGEFFDDVNMKITIPRRARMKDQFGNQPAEPSSLRPKKPEFTSNKCDSIILECRSVRVGTLRRMVTKPVVFSINQIQLETKGSERNTVENICLRASELISCEWCSVRKLPVLFFQTTAAECVRLRAQLDMSEDRGGHWYDCAGDQSDEKFIVLIFENGLVMKEQAILEDILGDIGRTNGLSGFPAKLPFEEANIRLVNFNKALEQKEDKEKPAQSPHRPPQGSPVTKATQGATSSPVAVHARTRMSTRQHTGSFLEDNEDDEDMTDLQPTFSGPIVKLMVYPPPPAKGGMSVTNEDLHCLNEGEFLNDVIIDFYLKYLVLEKLKKEDAQRIHVFSSFFYKRLNQRERRNVPDTTNLPIQKRKHNRVKTWTRHVDLFQKDFIFVPINESAHWYLAVICFPGLKGPAYEQNPLYHGAALPTDPPLSEENLPEHCRPLSPDSSSEDPDPPAKETADSSDGRRDVSGAIGPAEPDQQHMSELQRISVSYGSTKGDDDTFSDDQSSCQDEVSEDGMLAEDAVGPDASASVTKPNPCRQPCVLIMDSLRGPARSTVVKTLREYLEVEWEVRKGDQRSFGKEVMKGSSPRVPQQDNFSDCGVYVLQYVESFFQNPIPSFHLPMNLSDWFPQPRMKTKREEIRELILKIKEQQEVEKKEEELVQAPPSSPGEPEIEETVWPPHLPISP; from the exons ATGAACATGGCCCACAATCGAAGCTTTTTCCTCGATG CCCTGGACCGGTCCGAGGCCCGGCGGGACGGAGGCTACAAGCACAACAACtggagcttctctctctctggggacAGCGAAGAGGACAGGAGTCATGA TGTGAGCGTGGTGAGCATGGAAGAGACGGACCGGCAGCAGCCTGCCCCCCCCGAGGAGAAAAAG TCTCCCGGTCTGAGACACTTTACGTCCTCGGACTCTTTGAGAACATATGAGAACCGCTCCAATAACCACATGAGGCCTCTGAACAAGCTGGCGCCCAAAAGACTCAA cgaGGTGCCTCTCTCAGtagcagcgcccccccccatccccaacaGAACCAACTACTTCATCATCAGTCCGGCGCCATCGCAGGGCATCGTCCTGCAGGGCCGACACTTCCAGCACGCCCAGATGCCGTCCGTCGCTCGGAAGCCGGTCCAAAG AAAAGATTTCTCTACCTTGCAGCAAGCGGAGGAGGTGGAAAGGATCGTCCTCACCTGTCCAGAGATCTCAG AAGACGAGCCTCTGAGCATAAAGCGCCGCTTCCAGCACAAGAGGAAGCCGCTGGAGGACTGCTGCTCTTTACCGCTGCAGGTCAAAGCAGCTGAG CCTCCGCGCTCCCCCCTCTACCCCATGCTGTGCCTGAAGTGCAGCCAGCCCAGCGAGGAGGGGGCCGCGTGTCGGAGCTGCGGGGCAGACTCGGCGCTGCCGACcttccagcagggggcgctgtccTCCCCGACCCCCCGGGCCCCCATCCGCTCCCAGCCGTCCCCTGGACCGGATGGCCCACAGCAGAAGTTCTACAAGCCGGTTGCGACCATGCGGGTCCCCCGGGGGGAAACCCTGCCCATGAGGATGTCCCCCCTCAGGGTGTCCCCCCTGAGGACGGCAGGGGGCAGGTCCCCCCTGCTGGCCGGGACGTCCGGCTGCTACGGAGCCCGCAACCCGGCAAAAGGGAAGAGGGGCGCACAGCGGCCCCAACTCAACGACCCCA TCGTCTTGTCCAGCGACGACGAGGCCGATAACGCCAGCACAGGAAGCGTGAACCGACTGGACAGCGTCTCCCCTCGACCCGCCGACTCCGCCCACTCCTCCCCGGCGCCCTCCGGAGGCCGCGTGGAGGCGGCGGTGAAGAGCGccggagagcaggaggagcctTACGGCGAGTTCTTCGACGACGTCAACATGAAGATCACGATACCGCGGAGAGCCCGGATGAAGGACCAG TTCGGGAATCAACCCGCCGAGCCCTCTTCTCTCCGGCCGAAGAAACCCGAGTTCACGTCCAACAAGTGCGACAGCATCATCCTGGAGTGTCGCAGCGTCCGGGTGGGAACTCTCCGCCGGATGGTGACCAAGCCCGTCGTG TTTTCCATCAACCAGATCCAGCTGGAGACTAAAG GCTCTGAGCGCAACACCGTGGAGAACATCTGCCTGCGGGCCTCGGAGCTGATCAGCTGCGAGTGGTGCAGCGTGCGGAAGCTTCCCGTCTTGTTCTTCCAGACGACGGCGGCGGAGTGCGTCCGCCTGCGGGCGCAGCTGGACATGTCGGAGGACAGGGGGGGGCACTGGTACGACTGCGCCGGGGACC AGTCGGACGAGAAGTTCATCGTACTGATCTTCGAGAACGGGCTGGTGATGAAGGAGCAGGCCATCCTGGAGGACATCCTGGGGGACATCGGCCGGACCAACGGACTCAGCGGCTTCCCCGCCAAGCTGCCCTTCGAGGAGGCCAACATCCGCCTGGTGAACTTCAACAAGGCgctggagcagaaggaggacaaG GAGAAGCCCGCTCAAAGCCCCCACAGGCCCCCACAGGGCTCCCCGGTTACCAAGGCGACGCAGGGCGCCACGTCCAGCCCGGTCGCCGTGCATGCGCGCACGCGGATGTCCACCCGCCAGCACACCGGCAGCTTCCTCGAAGAcaacgaggacgacgaggacatGACCGACCTCCAGCCGACCTTTTCCGGGCCAATAGTCAA GCTGATGGtgtatcctcctcctccggccaaAGGCGGCATGTCGGTGACCAATGAAGACCTGCACTGCCTCAACGAGGGGGAGTTCCTCAACGACGTCATCATAGACTTTTATCTGAA GTATTTAGTTCTAGAGAAGTTGAAAAAAGAGGACGCTCAGAGGATCCACGTGTTCAGCTCCTTCTTCTACAAGAGGCTGAACCAGAGGGAGCGGAGGAATGTCCCCGACACCACCAACCTGCC AATCCAGAAGAGGAAGCACAACCGTGTGAAGACGTGGACTCGCCACGTGGACCTCTTCCAGAAGGACTTCATCTTTGTTCCCATCAACGAGTC agctcACTGGTACCTCGCCGTCATCTGCTTTCCGGGTCTCAAGGGTCCGGCCTACGAGCAGAACCCGCTCTACCACGGCGCCGCTCTGcccaccgacccccccctctcagagGAGAACCTCCCCGAGCACTGTCGTCCTCTGTCCCCGGACAGCTCATCAGAggaccccgacccccccgccaAGGAGACCGCGGACTCCTCAGACGGGAGGCGAGATGTTTCCGGCGCCATCGGGCCGGCGGAACCGGACCAGCAACACATGA GTGAGCTGCAGAGAATCAGCGTTTCCTACGGTTCAACCAAAGGAGACGACGACACCTTCTCCGACGACCAGAGCTCCTGTCAG GACGAGGTCAGTGAGGACGGGATGCTGGCGGAAGACGCGGTGGGCCCAGACGCCTCCGCTTCGGTCACCAAGCCGAACCCCTGCAGACA GCCGTGTGTCCTCATCATGGACTCCCTGCGCGGGCCGGCCCGGTCCACCGTGGTGAAGACTCTCAGAGA GTACCTGGAGGTGGAGTGGGAGGTGCGTAAAGGGGACCAGCGGAGCTTCGGGAAGGAGGTGATGAAGGGCTCGAGCCCCCGGGTCCCTCAGCAGGACAACTTCAGCGACTGTGGGGTGTACGTGCTGCAGTACGTGGAGAGCTTCTTCCAG AATCCCATTCCCAGCTTTCATCTGCCGATGAACTTGTCCGACTGGTTTCCGCAGCCACGGATGAAGACGAAGCGTGAGGAGATCCGGGAGCTCATCTTGAAGATCAAGGAGCAACAGGAAgtagagaagaaggaggaggagcttgtcCAGGCTCCGCCCAGCTCTCCCGGAGAGCCTGAGATAGAAGAGACGGTCTGGCCGCCACACTTACCCATCAGTCCCTGA
- the senp6a gene encoding sentrin-specific protease 6 isoform X2 — MNMAHNRSFFLDALDRSEARRDGGYKHNNWSFSLSGDSEEDRSHDVSVVSMEETDRQQPAPPEEKKSPGLRHFTSSDSLRTYENRSNNHMRPLNKLAPKRLNEVPLSVAAPPPIPNRTNYFIISPAPSQGIVLQGRHFQHAQMPSVARKPVQSLDLKERKDFSTLQQAEEVERIVLTCPEISDEPLSIKRRFQHKRKPLEDCCSLPLQVKAAEPPRSPLYPMLCLKCSQPSEEGAACRSCGADSALPTFQQGALSSPTPRAPIRSQPSPGPDGPQQKFYKPVATMRVPRGETLPMRMSPLRVSPLRTAGGRSPLLAGTSGCYGARNPAKGKRGAQRPQLNDPIVLSSDDEADNASTGSVNRLDSVSPRPADSAHSSPAPSGGRVEAAVKSAGEQEEPYGEFFDDVNMKITIPRRARMKDQFGNQPAEPSSLRPKKPEFTSNKCDSIILECRSVRVGTLRRMVTKPVVFSINQIQLETKGSERNTVENICLRASELISCEWCSVRKLPVLFFQTTAAECVRLRAQLDMSEDRGGHWYDCAGDQSDEKFIVLIFENGLVMKEQAILEDILGDIGRTNGLSGFPAKLPFEEANIRLVNFNKALEQKEDKEKPAQSPHRPPQGSPVTKATQGATSSPVAVHARTRMSTRQHTGSFLEDNEDDEDMTDLQPTFSGPIVKLMVYPPPPAKGGMSVTNEDLHCLNEGEFLNDVIIDFYLKYLVLEKLKKEDAQRIHVFSSFFYKRLNQRERRNVPDTTNLPIQKRKHNRVKTWTRHVDLFQKDFIFVPINESAHWYLAVICFPGLKGPAYEQNPLYHGAALPTDPPLSEENLPEHCRPLSPDSSSEDPDPPAKETADSSDGRRDVSGAIGPAEPDQQHMSELQRISVSYGSTKGDDDTFSDDQSSCQDEVSEDGMLAEDAVGPDASASVTKPNPCRQPCVLIMDSLRGPARSTVVKTLREYLEVEWEVRKGDQRSFGKEVMKGSSPRVPQQDNFSDCGVYVLQYVESFFQNPIPSFHLPMNLSDWFPQPRMKTKREEIRELILKIKEQQEVEKKEEELVQAPPSSPGEPEIEETVWPPHLPISP; from the exons ATGAACATGGCCCACAATCGAAGCTTTTTCCTCGATG CCCTGGACCGGTCCGAGGCCCGGCGGGACGGAGGCTACAAGCACAACAACtggagcttctctctctctggggacAGCGAAGAGGACAGGAGTCATGA TGTGAGCGTGGTGAGCATGGAAGAGACGGACCGGCAGCAGCCTGCCCCCCCCGAGGAGAAAAAG TCTCCCGGTCTGAGACACTTTACGTCCTCGGACTCTTTGAGAACATATGAGAACCGCTCCAATAACCACATGAGGCCTCTGAACAAGCTGGCGCCCAAAAGACTCAA cgaGGTGCCTCTCTCAGtagcagcgcccccccccatccccaacaGAACCAACTACTTCATCATCAGTCCGGCGCCATCGCAGGGCATCGTCCTGCAGGGCCGACACTTCCAGCACGCCCAGATGCCGTCCGTCGCTCGGAAGCCGGTCCAAAG CCTTGATCTGAAGGAAAG AAAAGATTTCTCTACCTTGCAGCAAGCGGAGGAGGTGGAAAGGATCGTCCTCACCTGTCCAGAGATCTCAG ACGAGCCTCTGAGCATAAAGCGCCGCTTCCAGCACAAGAGGAAGCCGCTGGAGGACTGCTGCTCTTTACCGCTGCAGGTCAAAGCAGCTGAG CCTCCGCGCTCCCCCCTCTACCCCATGCTGTGCCTGAAGTGCAGCCAGCCCAGCGAGGAGGGGGCCGCGTGTCGGAGCTGCGGGGCAGACTCGGCGCTGCCGACcttccagcagggggcgctgtccTCCCCGACCCCCCGGGCCCCCATCCGCTCCCAGCCGTCCCCTGGACCGGATGGCCCACAGCAGAAGTTCTACAAGCCGGTTGCGACCATGCGGGTCCCCCGGGGGGAAACCCTGCCCATGAGGATGTCCCCCCTCAGGGTGTCCCCCCTGAGGACGGCAGGGGGCAGGTCCCCCCTGCTGGCCGGGACGTCCGGCTGCTACGGAGCCCGCAACCCGGCAAAAGGGAAGAGGGGCGCACAGCGGCCCCAACTCAACGACCCCA TCGTCTTGTCCAGCGACGACGAGGCCGATAACGCCAGCACAGGAAGCGTGAACCGACTGGACAGCGTCTCCCCTCGACCCGCCGACTCCGCCCACTCCTCCCCGGCGCCCTCCGGAGGCCGCGTGGAGGCGGCGGTGAAGAGCGccggagagcaggaggagcctTACGGCGAGTTCTTCGACGACGTCAACATGAAGATCACGATACCGCGGAGAGCCCGGATGAAGGACCAG TTCGGGAATCAACCCGCCGAGCCCTCTTCTCTCCGGCCGAAGAAACCCGAGTTCACGTCCAACAAGTGCGACAGCATCATCCTGGAGTGTCGCAGCGTCCGGGTGGGAACTCTCCGCCGGATGGTGACCAAGCCCGTCGTG TTTTCCATCAACCAGATCCAGCTGGAGACTAAAG GCTCTGAGCGCAACACCGTGGAGAACATCTGCCTGCGGGCCTCGGAGCTGATCAGCTGCGAGTGGTGCAGCGTGCGGAAGCTTCCCGTCTTGTTCTTCCAGACGACGGCGGCGGAGTGCGTCCGCCTGCGGGCGCAGCTGGACATGTCGGAGGACAGGGGGGGGCACTGGTACGACTGCGCCGGGGACC AGTCGGACGAGAAGTTCATCGTACTGATCTTCGAGAACGGGCTGGTGATGAAGGAGCAGGCCATCCTGGAGGACATCCTGGGGGACATCGGCCGGACCAACGGACTCAGCGGCTTCCCCGCCAAGCTGCCCTTCGAGGAGGCCAACATCCGCCTGGTGAACTTCAACAAGGCgctggagcagaaggaggacaaG GAGAAGCCCGCTCAAAGCCCCCACAGGCCCCCACAGGGCTCCCCGGTTACCAAGGCGACGCAGGGCGCCACGTCCAGCCCGGTCGCCGTGCATGCGCGCACGCGGATGTCCACCCGCCAGCACACCGGCAGCTTCCTCGAAGAcaacgaggacgacgaggacatGACCGACCTCCAGCCGACCTTTTCCGGGCCAATAGTCAA GCTGATGGtgtatcctcctcctccggccaaAGGCGGCATGTCGGTGACCAATGAAGACCTGCACTGCCTCAACGAGGGGGAGTTCCTCAACGACGTCATCATAGACTTTTATCTGAA GTATTTAGTTCTAGAGAAGTTGAAAAAAGAGGACGCTCAGAGGATCCACGTGTTCAGCTCCTTCTTCTACAAGAGGCTGAACCAGAGGGAGCGGAGGAATGTCCCCGACACCACCAACCTGCC AATCCAGAAGAGGAAGCACAACCGTGTGAAGACGTGGACTCGCCACGTGGACCTCTTCCAGAAGGACTTCATCTTTGTTCCCATCAACGAGTC agctcACTGGTACCTCGCCGTCATCTGCTTTCCGGGTCTCAAGGGTCCGGCCTACGAGCAGAACCCGCTCTACCACGGCGCCGCTCTGcccaccgacccccccctctcagagGAGAACCTCCCCGAGCACTGTCGTCCTCTGTCCCCGGACAGCTCATCAGAggaccccgacccccccgccaAGGAGACCGCGGACTCCTCAGACGGGAGGCGAGATGTTTCCGGCGCCATCGGGCCGGCGGAACCGGACCAGCAACACATGA GTGAGCTGCAGAGAATCAGCGTTTCCTACGGTTCAACCAAAGGAGACGACGACACCTTCTCCGACGACCAGAGCTCCTGTCAG GACGAGGTCAGTGAGGACGGGATGCTGGCGGAAGACGCGGTGGGCCCAGACGCCTCCGCTTCGGTCACCAAGCCGAACCCCTGCAGACA GCCGTGTGTCCTCATCATGGACTCCCTGCGCGGGCCGGCCCGGTCCACCGTGGTGAAGACTCTCAGAGA GTACCTGGAGGTGGAGTGGGAGGTGCGTAAAGGGGACCAGCGGAGCTTCGGGAAGGAGGTGATGAAGGGCTCGAGCCCCCGGGTCCCTCAGCAGGACAACTTCAGCGACTGTGGGGTGTACGTGCTGCAGTACGTGGAGAGCTTCTTCCAG AATCCCATTCCCAGCTTTCATCTGCCGATGAACTTGTCCGACTGGTTTCCGCAGCCACGGATGAAGACGAAGCGTGAGGAGATCCGGGAGCTCATCTTGAAGATCAAGGAGCAACAGGAAgtagagaagaaggaggaggagcttgtcCAGGCTCCGCCCAGCTCTCCCGGAGAGCCTGAGATAGAAGAGACGGTCTGGCCGCCACACTTACCCATCAGTCCCTGA